The proteins below are encoded in one region of Effusibacillus dendaii:
- a CDS encoding cobalamin B12-binding domain-containing protein yields the protein MGDKKIKVIMTKLGLDIHWRGALVVSRMLRDEGMEVVFLGNQFPEQIVNAAIQEGADVVGLSTLGGNHLTLGPKVVQLLREKGMDDVLVLMGGVIPEEDFPALKAAGIAEIFGPETRIGDIANFIRKEVGKIIA from the coding sequence ATGGGAGATAAAAAGATTAAAGTGATTATGACAAAATTGGGATTGGATATTCATTGGCGCGGAGCTCTTGTGGTATCAAGAATGCTGCGGGATGAAGGAATGGAAGTCGTATTTCTGGGAAATCAGTTTCCGGAACAAATTGTGAATGCAGCGATTCAGGAAGGTGCCGATGTTGTAGGCTTGAGTACGCTCGGAGGCAATCACTTAACACTGGGCCCCAAGGTGGTTCAGCTTCTGAGGGAAAAAGGAATGGATGATGTGCTGGTTCTGATGGGCGGAGTTATACCGGAAGAGGATTTTCCGGCTCTTAAAGCGGCCGGTATAGCTGAAATCTTCGGGCCTGAAACGAGAATAGGGGATATTGCTAATTTTATAAGAAAAGAAGTAGGAAAAATCATTGCTTGA
- a CDS encoding SDR family oxidoreductase, with the protein MPKLGKSEDMAAAYLFLASDEASYINGTVPSIDSGLVN; encoded by the coding sequence TTGCCAAAATTGGGTAAATCGGAAGATATGGCCGCTGCTTACCTGTTCCTTGCTTCCGATGAAGCGAGTTATATCAATGGAACAGTCCCTAGTATAGACAGCGGACTCGTTAATTAA